The following are from one region of the Actinopolyspora halophila DSM 43834 genome:
- a CDS encoding aldo/keto reductase, translating to MRCLRLPDGEDLPVLGQGTWGMGERASERDAEVNALRHGLDLGIRLVDTAEMYGSGGAEQVVGTALSGRRDEAFVVSKVFPHNADRAGAVAACERSLRRLGTDRLDLYLLHWRGSVPLEETMEAFEELRRSGKVRYFGVSNFDPEDMDELFATSAGPGAQTDQVLYNLTRRGPEFDLLPWCRRRGLPVMAYSPIEQGRVLDDPVLGRLAARRGATPAQVALAWVLSRDGVCAIPKAATVEHVERNLSALDMVLSEEELVELDERFPPPEGPKPLEIL from the coding sequence ATGCGTTGTCTGCGGCTGCCCGACGGGGAGGACCTGCCCGTGCTGGGCCAGGGAACCTGGGGTATGGGGGAGCGAGCCTCCGAGCGCGACGCGGAGGTGAACGCGTTGCGGCACGGCCTCGACCTGGGAATCCGGTTGGTGGACACCGCTGAGATGTACGGTTCGGGTGGCGCCGAGCAGGTGGTCGGTACGGCATTGTCCGGGCGCAGGGACGAGGCCTTCGTGGTTTCGAAGGTGTTCCCGCACAATGCCGATCGCGCCGGTGCGGTGGCCGCCTGTGAACGCAGTCTGCGGCGGTTGGGCACGGACCGGCTGGATCTGTACCTGCTGCACTGGCGCGGATCCGTCCCGCTGGAAGAGACCATGGAGGCCTTCGAGGAGCTGCGCCGGAGCGGCAAGGTTCGTTATTTCGGGGTCAGCAACTTCGATCCGGAGGACATGGACGAGCTGTTCGCCACTTCGGCGGGGCCGGGAGCGCAGACCGACCAGGTGCTGTACAACCTGACTCGGCGTGGTCCCGAGTTCGACCTGTTGCCGTGGTGCCGCCGTCGGGGACTTCCCGTCATGGCTTACTCCCCGATCGAACAGGGGCGGGTGCTCGACGATCCGGTGCTGGGCCGACTGGCCGCACGACGGGGGGCCACCCCCGCACAGGTGGCCCTGGCGTGGGTGTTGAGCCGAGACGGTGTGTGCGCGATTCCCAAGGCCGCCACGGTCGAGCACGTCGAGCGGAACCTTTCGGCCCTGGACATGGTGCTGTCGGAGGAAGAGCTGGTCGAGCTGGACGAGCGTTTCCCTCCGCCGGAGGGGCCGAAACCGCTGGAGATCCTCTGA
- the cutA gene encoding divalent-cation tolerance protein CutA: protein MAEYVQVITTTDSEETAAELARGVVAGRFGACVQVVPVRSFFRWEGGVQDEQEWQLQVKTSRDRVDALIEHLGQRHNYDVPEVIATPIVTGAADYLSWIDEETGP, encoded by the coding sequence ATGGCGGAATACGTACAGGTCATCACAACGACCGATTCGGAGGAGACCGCCGCCGAACTGGCGCGCGGTGTCGTGGCGGGCCGCTTCGGCGCGTGCGTCCAAGTGGTGCCGGTTCGCAGCTTCTTCCGCTGGGAAGGAGGCGTACAGGACGAGCAGGAGTGGCAACTGCAGGTCAAGACCTCCCGCGACCGCGTCGACGCCCTGATCGAGCACCTCGGGCAACGGCACAACTACGACGTGCCGGAGGTGATCGCCACCCCGATCGTCACGGGCGCTGCCGATTATCTCTCCTGGATCGACGAGGAAACCGGTCCGTAA
- a CDS encoding 4a-hydroxytetrahydrobiopterin dehydratase translates to MPELLQQDTIEKRLASGWEYRDGAVHKTWQLKGFLSAMSLANAVAHLANEANHHPDMSVHDYNRLTVRITTHSAGGVTENDLALAERIEGLHREG, encoded by the coding sequence GTGCCCGAGTTGTTGCAGCAGGACACGATCGAGAAGCGGCTCGCTTCGGGCTGGGAGTACCGTGACGGCGCGGTGCACAAGACGTGGCAGCTCAAGGGTTTCCTCTCCGCGATGAGCCTGGCCAACGCCGTCGCTCATCTGGCGAACGAGGCCAACCACCACCCCGACATGTCCGTGCACGACTACAACCGGCTCACGGTGCGTATCACCACGCATTCCGCGGGTGGTGTAACGGAGAACGATCTGGCCCTGGCCGAGCGCATCGAAGGACTTCACCGCGAGGGCTGA
- a CDS encoding DUF2795 domain-containing protein, with translation MTDADERRVSKALQGLEFPADKERLLRYAEDRQADSRTLRALRMLPEGTYQDSAEVESAVPQRPEQESSSG, from the coding sequence ATGACGGATGCGGACGAACGCCGTGTGAGCAAGGCCTTGCAGGGATTGGAGTTCCCGGCCGACAAGGAGCGGTTGCTTCGCTACGCCGAGGACCGCCAGGCCGATTCGCGGACTCTGCGCGCGCTGCGGATGCTGCCCGAAGGTACGTATCAGGACAGTGCGGAGGTCGAGAGTGCCGTTCCGCAACGTCCCGAGCAGGAGTCGTCCTCCGGGTGA
- a CDS encoding nucleoside transporter C-terminal domain-containing protein has translation MLVLLLIAVALSTSPRSIRPRTVLGALALQVVFAFLVLRWETGKQILGTVADGVGKVIDSANEGIDFMVGPLLENLDENTTLFAFQVLPIIVFIASLTAVLYHWNILQWVVRLIGGGLQKLLGTTKAESMNATANIFVGQTEAPLVVRPYLMRMTRSEFFAVMTGGLSTVAGTVLVGYSLLGADLEYLIAASFMAAPAGLLMGKIIVPETEKADSDQAVVASTKKTDSEEQGSEPSSVEQESAASSDEQAPEAENDTESAESEKPRNVIDAAAVGASDGLKLALNVGAMLFAFISLIALLNLIVGGLGGLFGLEDLTFQRILGYVFSPVMAAIGVPLDEAVRAGSFLGQKLALNEFVAFADFGSAASELSDRTTVIVTFALTGFANFSSLGILLGGLGGLVPSRRPLIAQLGIRAVLAGTLANLMSAAIAGIVIA, from the coding sequence ATGCTCGTGCTGCTGCTGATCGCGGTCGCCCTCTCCACGAGCCCCCGCTCCATCCGTCCTCGCACGGTTCTCGGGGCACTGGCCCTCCAGGTCGTATTCGCTTTTCTGGTGCTGCGCTGGGAAACGGGAAAACAGATCCTGGGCACGGTGGCCGACGGGGTCGGCAAAGTGATCGACTCGGCCAACGAGGGAATCGACTTCATGGTCGGTCCCCTCCTCGAGAATCTCGATGAGAACACCACCCTGTTCGCCTTCCAGGTGCTGCCGATCATCGTGTTCATCGCCTCGCTGACCGCCGTGCTCTATCACTGGAACATCCTGCAGTGGGTGGTCCGCCTCATCGGGGGCGGACTGCAGAAACTGCTGGGCACGACCAAGGCCGAATCGATGAACGCCACGGCGAACATATTCGTGGGTCAGACTGAGGCACCGCTCGTCGTTCGCCCCTATCTGATGCGGATGACGCGCTCCGAGTTCTTCGCCGTCATGACGGGCGGGCTGTCCACGGTGGCCGGGACGGTGCTGGTCGGTTACTCGCTGCTCGGGGCCGATCTGGAGTACCTGATCGCGGCGAGCTTCATGGCAGCGCCCGCCGGTCTGCTGATGGGCAAGATCATCGTCCCCGAGACGGAGAAGGCGGACAGCGACCAGGCGGTGGTGGCCAGCACCAAGAAGACGGACTCCGAGGAGCAGGGCTCCGAACCGTCCTCCGTCGAACAGGAGTCCGCGGCGTCCTCGGACGAGCAAGCCCCCGAAGCCGAAAACGACACGGAGTCCGCCGAATCGGAGAAACCGCGAAACGTCATCGACGCCGCGGCGGTCGGCGCCTCGGACGGGTTGAAGCTCGCGCTCAACGTGGGAGCGATGCTGTTCGCCTTCATCTCGCTGATCGCGTTGCTCAACCTGATCGTCGGAGGCCTGGGAGGCCTGTTCGGGCTGGAGGACCTCACCTTCCAGCGAATCCTCGGCTACGTCTTCTCACCCGTGATGGCCGCCATCGGCGTCCCGCTCGACGAAGCGGTGCGGGCCGGGAGCTTCCTCGGGCAGAAACTCGCGCTCAACGAGTTCGTCGCCTTCGCCGACTTCGGATCGGCCGCCTCCGAACTGTCCGACCGGACCACTGTCATCGTCACCTTCGCGCTCACCGGATTCGCGAACTTCAGTTCGCTGGGCATCCTCCTCGGCGGCCTCGGCGGGCTGGTCCCCAGTCGTAGGCCGTTGATCGCCCAGCTCGGTATACGAGCCGTGCTGGCGGGCACCCTGGCGAACCTGATGAGCGCCGCCATCGCGGGCATCGTAATCGCCTGA
- the gltB gene encoding glutamate synthase large subunit produces the protein MPVSQDARGRTQRGVDGAGLYDPANDHDACGVALVADVTGRKDRAIVRNALEALRNLEHRGAKGADPDTGDGVGILTQVPDAFLREVVPFELPPAGHYAVGNAFLPGDEAESERATAEIERLAGEEGLNVLGWRTLPVEPNCAGSLARSVMPSFRQLFVTEASSVDTDGRDERMRLERRAFCLRKRAEHETDVYFPSLSARTLVYKGMLTEAQLDAFFMDLTDERFTSAIGLVHSRFSTNTFPSWPLAHPYRYIAHNGEINTMRGNRNWMRTRESMLDTELIPGELSRLYPIATPEASDSASFDEVLELLHLGGRSLPHSVLMMIPEAWENHAEMDPQRRAFYEFHNNLMEPWDGPALVTFTDGTQIGAVLDRNGLRPGRYWITHDNMVVLASETGVLDIEPERIARKGRLQPGRMFLVDTEQGRLVPDEEVKNELATQYPYRKWLDEGLLHLDELPQRSREVPTHSSLVQHQQLFGYTSEEVDRLLKPMATGGAEPVGSMGNDAPLAPLSERPRQLFDYFTQLFAQVTNPPLDAIREEMVTSLSTHVGPEHNLLETDPAACRQLVLPFPVLDNDELAKLVHIDDDGDRPDLASVTIHMVYRASGGGQALRERIEEISREVSEAVADGARILVLSDRGADSEYAAIPSLLLTGAVHHHLVREKTRTQVGLVVEAGDVREVHHVALLIGYGAAAVNPYLAMASVEELAERGELSGVDGKQATKNLIKALGKGLRKTMSKIGVSTVASYTGAQIFEVIGLGEEIVDRCFTGTTSRLGGLDFETLATEIGERHRKTFPADGVKAHHRELDVGGEYQWRREGDPHLFNPHTVFKLQHSTRSGQYDIFKEYTNYVDEQSERLMTLRGLLRFKEGAREPVDIDEVEPVSEIVKRFATGGISYGSISKEMHEVLAVAMNRLGAKSNTGEGGEDADRFTADSNGDWRRSAIKQAASGRFGVTSEYLVNADDIQIKIAQGAKPGEGGQLPGHKVYPWIAETRHSTPGVGLISPPPHHDIYSIEDIAQLIYDLKNANPRARVHVKLVSEVGVGTVAAGVSKAHADVVLISGHDGGTGASPLSSIKHAGAPWELGLAETQQTLLANGLRDRIVVQTDGQLKTGRDVVLAALLGAEEFGFATAPLVVSGCVMMRVCHLDTCPVGVATQNPDLRAKFDGQADYIVKFFEFIAQEVREHLAALGFRSVEEAIGHTEVLDTDPASKHWKTEGIDLSPILHVPEIAEGEARHCTGRQEHGLEKALDNTLIQLSEGALSDGAPLRLEMPVRNVNRSVGTMLGSELTRKWGGAGLADDTIDLTFTGSAGQSFGAFVPRGITLRLVGDSNDYVGKGLSGGRIVLRPSESAGFTAERNVIAGNVLLYGSTGGEMYVRGMVGERFAVRNSGAFAVVEGVGDHGCEYMTGGRVVVLGDAGRNFAAGMSGGLAYVLDLRPERVNQEMVDLDPLEEEDGRELAELIGKHRAETGSTVARDLLADWDSAVRRFVKVMPKDFKRVLSAKADAERDGRDVNEAIMEAAHG, from the coding sequence ATGCCGGTTTCCCAGGATGCGAGAGGTCGGACGCAACGGGGCGTCGACGGCGCGGGGCTTTACGACCCCGCCAACGATCACGACGCGTGCGGTGTGGCGCTGGTCGCCGACGTGACCGGGCGCAAAGATCGCGCGATCGTGCGCAACGCGCTGGAAGCGCTGCGTAATCTGGAACACCGGGGCGCGAAAGGCGCCGATCCGGACACCGGTGACGGGGTGGGAATCCTGACTCAGGTGCCGGACGCGTTCTTGCGCGAGGTTGTTCCGTTCGAACTGCCTCCTGCGGGCCACTACGCGGTGGGCAACGCTTTTCTCCCGGGCGACGAGGCCGAGTCCGAGCGAGCCACGGCCGAGATCGAACGGCTCGCCGGGGAAGAAGGACTGAACGTTCTCGGCTGGCGCACGTTGCCGGTCGAACCGAATTGTGCCGGTTCGTTGGCGCGGAGCGTGATGCCGAGCTTCCGTCAGCTGTTCGTAACCGAGGCGTCCAGTGTGGACACCGACGGGCGCGACGAGCGGATGCGGCTGGAGCGTCGTGCCTTCTGCCTGCGCAAGCGGGCCGAGCACGAGACGGACGTTTACTTCCCGAGCCTGTCGGCACGAACCCTCGTCTACAAGGGGATGTTGACCGAGGCGCAGCTCGACGCCTTCTTCATGGACCTGACCGACGAGCGCTTCACCAGTGCCATCGGGCTGGTTCACTCGCGGTTCTCCACGAACACCTTCCCCTCGTGGCCCCTGGCGCATCCGTACCGCTACATCGCGCACAACGGTGAGATCAACACCATGCGCGGGAACCGGAACTGGATGCGTACCCGTGAGAGCATGCTCGACACCGAGTTGATCCCGGGGGAGCTGTCCCGGCTCTACCCGATAGCCACCCCGGAGGCCAGCGACTCGGCCTCGTTCGACGAGGTGCTCGAACTGCTGCACCTGGGGGGACGGTCGCTGCCGCACTCCGTGCTGATGATGATCCCCGAAGCGTGGGAGAACCACGCGGAGATGGATCCGCAGCGCCGGGCCTTCTACGAGTTCCACAACAATCTCATGGAGCCGTGGGACGGGCCCGCCCTCGTGACCTTCACCGACGGGACGCAGATCGGCGCCGTGCTCGATCGCAACGGGCTGCGCCCCGGTCGTTACTGGATCACGCACGACAACATGGTCGTGCTCGCCAGTGAAACCGGCGTTCTGGACATCGAACCGGAGCGTATCGCTCGCAAGGGCAGGCTGCAGCCGGGTCGGATGTTCCTCGTCGACACGGAGCAGGGCCGGCTCGTCCCCGACGAGGAGGTGAAGAACGAGCTCGCCACGCAGTACCCCTACCGGAAGTGGCTCGACGAGGGGTTGCTGCACCTGGACGAACTGCCGCAGCGGTCCAGGGAGGTCCCGACGCACTCCTCGCTGGTGCAGCACCAGCAGTTGTTCGGTTACACCTCGGAGGAGGTGGACAGGCTTCTCAAACCCATGGCCACCGGAGGTGCCGAGCCGGTCGGTTCGATGGGCAACGATGCCCCGCTCGCCCCGCTGTCCGAGCGCCCCAGGCAACTGTTCGACTACTTCACCCAGCTGTTCGCCCAGGTGACCAACCCGCCGTTGGACGCCATCCGCGAAGAGATGGTCACCTCGTTGAGCACGCACGTCGGTCCCGAGCACAACCTGCTGGAGACCGACCCGGCCGCGTGCCGTCAGCTCGTGCTGCCCTTCCCCGTGCTGGACAACGACGAGCTCGCCAAGCTCGTCCACATCGACGACGACGGGGACCGGCCCGATCTGGCATCGGTGACCATCCACATGGTCTACCGCGCCTCGGGCGGTGGACAGGCGCTGCGGGAGCGGATCGAGGAGATCTCCCGCGAGGTCTCCGAGGCCGTAGCCGACGGCGCGCGAATCCTCGTGCTGTCCGACCGAGGGGCGGACTCCGAATACGCTGCGATTCCCTCGCTCCTGCTGACCGGGGCGGTGCACCACCACCTCGTCCGGGAGAAGACCAGGACCCAGGTCGGGCTCGTCGTCGAAGCGGGTGACGTGCGCGAGGTGCACCACGTCGCGCTGTTGATCGGCTACGGCGCCGCCGCCGTCAACCCGTACCTGGCGATGGCGAGCGTGGAGGAACTGGCCGAACGCGGCGAGTTGTCGGGTGTGGACGGCAAGCAGGCCACCAAGAACCTGATCAAGGCTCTCGGCAAGGGACTGCGCAAGACCATGTCGAAGATCGGCGTCTCCACGGTCGCCTCCTACACGGGGGCTCAGATCTTCGAGGTCATCGGTCTCGGCGAGGAGATCGTGGACCGGTGCTTCACCGGTACCACCTCCAGGCTCGGCGGACTCGACTTCGAGACGCTGGCCACCGAGATCGGCGAACGGCACCGCAAGACCTTCCCCGCGGACGGGGTCAAGGCCCACCACCGCGAACTCGACGTGGGCGGGGAGTACCAGTGGCGCCGTGAGGGCGATCCCCACCTGTTCAACCCGCACACGGTCTTCAAGCTGCAGCATTCCACGCGCAGCGGTCAGTACGACATCTTCAAGGAGTACACCAACTACGTGGACGAGCAGTCCGAACGGTTGATGACCCTGCGCGGGCTGCTGCGCTTCAAGGAGGGCGCGCGCGAGCCGGTCGACATCGACGAGGTGGAGCCGGTTTCCGAGATCGTGAAGCGGTTCGCCACCGGCGGTATCTCCTACGGTTCGATCTCCAAGGAGATGCACGAGGTCCTCGCGGTGGCCATGAACAGGCTGGGCGCCAAGTCCAACACCGGTGAGGGCGGTGAGGACGCCGACAGGTTCACCGCGGATTCCAACGGGGACTGGCGTCGCTCCGCCATCAAACAGGCCGCCAGCGGACGCTTCGGAGTGACCAGCGAGTACCTGGTCAACGCGGACGACATTCAGATCAAGATCGCGCAGGGAGCCAAGCCGGGAGAAGGTGGGCAGCTTCCCGGGCACAAGGTGTATCCGTGGATCGCCGAAACGCGGCACTCCACCCCGGGCGTGGGGCTGATCTCCCCGCCTCCGCACCACGACATCTACTCGATCGAGGACATAGCCCAGCTCATCTACGACCTGAAGAACGCCAATCCACGGGCGCGGGTGCACGTCAAGCTCGTTTCCGAGGTCGGCGTCGGTACGGTCGCCGCCGGAGTGAGCAAGGCACACGCGGACGTCGTGCTCATCTCGGGGCACGACGGCGGTACGGGTGCCTCGCCGCTGTCCTCGATCAAGCACGCGGGTGCTCCCTGGGAACTCGGGCTGGCCGAGACACAGCAGACGTTGCTGGCCAACGGGTTGCGGGACCGGATCGTCGTGCAGACCGACGGCCAGCTCAAGACCGGACGGGACGTGGTACTCGCGGCCCTGCTCGGAGCCGAGGAGTTCGGTTTCGCCACCGCGCCGCTGGTGGTGTCCGGTTGCGTCATGATGCGGGTGTGCCACCTGGACACCTGTCCCGTCGGGGTGGCGACGCAGAATCCCGACCTGCGGGCCAAGTTCGACGGGCAGGCCGACTACATCGTCAAGTTCTTCGAGTTCATCGCCCAGGAGGTCAGGGAGCACCTCGCCGCGCTCGGCTTCCGCTCCGTCGAGGAAGCCATCGGGCACACGGAGGTGCTCGACACCGATCCGGCCTCCAAGCACTGGAAGACCGAGGGCATCGATCTGTCACCGATCCTGCACGTTCCCGAGATCGCCGAGGGCGAGGCCAGGCACTGCACCGGCAGGCAGGAGCACGGACTGGAGAAGGCGCTGGACAACACCCTGATCCAGCTCAGTGAGGGAGCGTTGTCGGACGGGGCTCCGCTGCGGCTGGAGATGCCGGTACGCAACGTGAACCGTTCGGTCGGCACCATGCTCGGTTCCGAGCTCACCCGGAAGTGGGGTGGAGCCGGGTTGGCCGATGACACGATCGATCTCACCTTCACCGGTTCGGCGGGACAGTCGTTCGGCGCCTTCGTGCCGCGCGGCATCACGTTGAGGCTGGTCGGCGACTCCAACGACTACGTCGGCAAGGGGTTGTCCGGTGGCCGGATAGTGCTGCGTCCGTCGGAGAGCGCGGGCTTCACGGCCGAGCGGAACGTGATCGCGGGCAACGTGCTGCTCTACGGCTCCACCGGCGGCGAGATGTACGTCCGCGGGATGGTCGGCGAGCGGTTCGCCGTGCGCAACTCGGGAGCCTTCGCGGTCGTCGAGGGAGTGGGCGATCACGGTTGCGAGTACATGACGGGTGGCCGTGTCGTGGTTCTGGGCGACGCGGGACGCAACTTCGCGGCGGGCATGTCCGGTGGCCTCGCCTATGTTCTCGACCTGCGTCCCGAGCGGGTCAACCAGGAGATGGTGGATCTGGATCCGCTCGAGGAAGAGGACGGGCGAGAGCTGGCCGAACTGATCGGCAAGCACCGTGCGGAGACTGGTTCCACCGTGGCGCGCGACCTGCTGGCTGACTGGGACTCCGCCGTGCGGCGTTTCGTCAAGGTCATGCCGAAGGACTTCAAGCGCGTACTCAGTGCCAAGGCCGATGCCGAACGCGACGGCCGCGACGTCAACGAGGCGATCATGGAGGCCGCACATGGCTGA
- a CDS encoding S9 family peptidase — protein sequence MTAADTFPRHSARTQGFTLGAPRNFTVSPDGLRVLFLRSASGTDRSNALWMLTTEDGTEHLVADPARLDEVDAASPEELARRERARERASGITEYTVDTAVSITAFVLSGSLFVVDTDTGQVARLPAQHPVTDPRLSPNGDRIAYTVEGALRVIGSDGLGDRPVAEPEHERERWGAAEFIAAEEMNRGRGYWWSPDGSAILAARVDESEVTRWNLADPAEPAHPPNTMPYPAAGEANADVALELFELTGTRVTRRIPVSWDRVGHPYLVAVHWSEHGAPLLAVQSRDQRSQPVLVLDPGTGRTRELHRETDRNWVEIKTGWPAWTPGGELVRISPVEGAYRLLVDGKDRTGPELQVRAVLDIDDTDILIAASEADPSQVHVYRVSDRGVERRTGTPGVHGATRGGPVTVLSSAGLEELHTRVRVLRDDTPVTGIASRAEDSSVVPRVELLRLGARELSSALLLPRDHTPEHGRLPVLLDPYGGPQAQRVLHRRHGYLTSQWFADQGFAVLITDGRGTGGRGPDWDRAIAGDFAGPPLQDQVDALHACASERTDLDLNRVAIRGWSFGGYLAALAVLRRPDVFHTAIAGAPVCDWRLYDTHYTERYLGDPNTSPETYAANSLLSDAGGLNGHLLLVHGTVDDNVVFAHSLRMSEALTSAGKSHTLLPLPGVSHMPTSESKTENLLLLQLDFLRRTLAPNGSAAS from the coding sequence ATGACCGCAGCCGATACGTTTCCTCGTCACAGCGCCCGAACCCAGGGGTTCACATTGGGGGCGCCGCGCAATTTCACCGTTTCACCGGACGGCCTGCGGGTGCTGTTCCTGCGGTCGGCGAGCGGCACCGACCGCAGCAACGCGTTGTGGATGTTGACCACGGAAGACGGCACCGAGCACCTCGTGGCCGACCCGGCCCGGCTCGACGAGGTGGACGCCGCCTCTCCCGAGGAGCTGGCCCGGCGCGAAAGAGCCCGCGAACGGGCCTCGGGAATCACGGAGTACACAGTGGACACAGCAGTGTCCATCACGGCGTTCGTGCTGTCCGGTTCGCTGTTCGTCGTCGACACGGACACCGGACAGGTGGCAAGACTGCCCGCGCAACACCCGGTGACCGATCCCAGGCTCAGCCCGAACGGTGACCGCATCGCCTACACGGTCGAGGGCGCGTTACGCGTGATCGGCTCCGACGGCCTCGGCGATCGTCCCGTCGCCGAGCCGGAGCACGAACGAGAGCGCTGGGGCGCGGCCGAGTTCATAGCCGCCGAGGAGATGAACCGGGGACGCGGCTACTGGTGGTCGCCGGACGGTTCGGCGATCCTCGCCGCCAGGGTGGACGAGTCGGAAGTCACCCGTTGGAACCTCGCCGACCCGGCCGAACCGGCCCACCCCCCGAACACCATGCCGTATCCGGCGGCGGGCGAGGCCAATGCCGACGTCGCACTCGAGTTGTTCGAGCTCACCGGCACGCGGGTCACCCGGCGCATCCCGGTGAGCTGGGATCGGGTCGGTCACCCCTACCTGGTCGCCGTCCACTGGTCCGAGCACGGTGCTCCGCTGCTGGCGGTGCAGAGCCGCGATCAACGCAGTCAACCGGTGCTCGTCCTCGACCCGGGAACGGGGAGAACCCGCGAGCTGCACCGCGAGACCGACCGGAACTGGGTCGAGATCAAAACCGGCTGGCCCGCCTGGACCCCGGGAGGGGAACTGGTACGGATCTCGCCCGTGGAGGGCGCCTATCGGCTGCTGGTCGACGGAAAGGACCGCACGGGACCGGAGCTCCAGGTCCGTGCGGTGCTGGACATCGACGACACGGATATCCTGATCGCCGCTTCCGAAGCCGATCCGTCCCAGGTGCACGTCTACCGGGTGAGCGACCGGGGTGTGGAGCGCCGCACCGGAACGCCCGGAGTGCACGGTGCCACGCGCGGCGGGCCCGTCACCGTGCTGTCCTCGGCCGGTCTGGAAGAACTCCACACCAGGGTGCGTGTGCTGCGTGACGACACCCCGGTGACCGGGATCGCCTCCCGCGCCGAGGACAGTTCGGTCGTTCCCCGGGTGGAACTGCTCCGCCTCGGAGCGCGCGAACTGTCCAGCGCCTTGTTGCTTCCCCGCGACCACACTCCCGAACACGGACGGCTCCCGGTGCTGCTGGATCCCTACGGGGGCCCACAGGCACAACGCGTGCTGCACCGCAGACACGGCTACCTGACCTCGCAGTGGTTCGCCGATCAGGGATTCGCCGTGCTGATCACGGACGGACGCGGCACGGGCGGACGCGGCCCCGACTGGGACCGCGCGATCGCGGGGGACTTCGCGGGCCCCCCGCTGCAGGACCAGGTGGACGCGCTGCACGCCTGCGCCTCCGAACGCACCGATCTGGACCTGAACCGGGTGGCGATCCGCGGATGGTCCTTCGGGGGGTACCTGGCTGCCCTGGCCGTGCTGCGACGTCCCGACGTGTTTCACACGGCGATCGCCGGGGCCCCGGTCTGTGACTGGCGGCTCTACGACACCCATTACACCGAGCGCTACCTCGGCGATCCGAACACGTCCCCGGAGACTTACGCCGCGAACTCGCTGCTGTCCGACGCCGGAGGCCTGAACGGGCACCTGCTGCTGGTACACGGAACCGTCGACGACAACGTGGTGTTCGCGCACTCCCTGCGCATGTCCGAGGCACTCACCTCGGCCGGAAAATCGCACACCCTGCTGCCGCTGCCCGGAGTCAGCCACATGCCGACCTCGGAGAGCAAGACGGAGAACCTGCTGTTGCTGCAGTTGGACTTCCTGCGCCGGACGCTGGCACCGAACGGCTCGGCGGCGAGCTGA